A DNA window from Hevea brasiliensis isolate MT/VB/25A 57/8 unplaced genomic scaffold, ASM3005281v1 Scaf7, whole genome shotgun sequence contains the following coding sequences:
- the LOC110635520 gene encoding probable LRR receptor-like serine/threonine-protein kinase RKF3, whose protein sequence is MSLVPFTFLPLVLVLAFSNFCTLTANRCKISNRNLTESSCPLNFDVLRKLAIDVPIRLALVHVPSQCQHIQKGILFVRSEYLRTSGHFVPPPETFQACWESYRCLVADFLHGFDIQSTCGYHPEWISDTYINITTRPQFESLIPRSELQELRLSCNQSLENGFVCQSCIHKVSSIQKLFLQGPETENTSDSSDYLFMYAAAFSNKLGLRDPATAKCLFRLEFSMRLNFFNKKHKSVISGGVLGCIIGVLGAPITVWLFWTLHKKCGKERNNSVNKDEAGLDLGLGLHARSTSLTKFKIDEIRIATMNFSRHNIIGKGNYGNVYKGLLPDGSEVAFKRFKNCSASGDAIFAQEVEIICSVKHVNLVALRGYCNATVPMEGHQRIIVYDLMHNGSLYDHLFGSGMKKLSWPIRQKIALGTARGLAYLHYGVHPAIIHRDIKASNILLDETFEPKVADFGLARFNSQGMSHLSTRAAGSLGYIAPEYALYGKLTERSDVYSFGVVLLELLSGRKAYQNDEGKVSLLTDWAWKRVKEGKSLDVIEEKMPEMESPEVMELHVHIAVICAHPILFARPTMYQIVKMLETKLQLVPSTLGAYIGGSNSVINPVSSGYMSCSSITSDDRNLDNRDTRESFTVTIVQ, encoded by the coding sequence ATGTCCCTAGTTCCATTCACTTTCCTTCCATTAGTATTAGTTTTAGCGTTTTCCAACTTCTGTACCTTAACTGCTAATCGCTGCAAAATCTCTAACAGAAACCTTACTGAATCCTCCTGCCCATTGAACTTCGATGTTCTTCGCAAACTCGCCATTGATGTCCCTATAAGGCTTGCTCTTGTCCATGTGCCTAGTCAATGTCAGCATATACAGAAAGGAATTCTTTTCGTTCGATCAGAGTACCTTCGAACCAGTGGGCACTTTGTTCCTCCTCCTGAAACTTTTCAGGCATGTTGGGAATCATATCGGTGCTTAGTTGCCGACTTCTTACATGGTTTCGATATCCAGTCCACTTGTGGGTATCATCCAGAATGGATATCGGACACTTATATCAACATTACAACTCGGCCACAATTTGAGAGCCTAATTCCCAGGTCCGAATTGCAGGAACTGAGGCTTTCTTGTAACCAATCTTTGGAAAATGGTTTCGTTTGTCAATCTTGTATCCACAAGGTGTCGAGCATTCAGAAACTGTTCCTCCAGGGTCCTGAAACAGAGAATACCTCGGATTCTTCTGATTACTTGTTTATGTACGCGGCTGCTTTTAGCAATAAACTTGGTCTGAGGGATCCAGCAACTGCGAAATGCTTGTTCAGGCTTGAATTTTCTATGAGGTTGAACTTCTTCAATAAGAAGCACAAGTCTGTAATTTCTGGTGGTGTTTTAGGTTGCATTATTGGGGTCTTGGGGGCCCCAATTACAGTGTGGTTGTTCTGGACGCTGCACAAGAAATGCGGGAAAGAAAGGAACAATTCTGTTAATAAAGATGAGGCTGGTTTGGACCTTGGATTAGGACTGCATGCAAGAAGTACCAGTTTAACCAAATTCAAAATCGATGAAATTAGGATTGCTACGATGAATTTCTCAAGACATAATATTATTGGGAAGGGAAATTATGGAAATGTTTACAAGGGGTTATTACCTGATGGATCTGAAGTTGCGTTCAAGAGATTCAAGAACTGTTCAGCTTCTGGTGATGCAATATTTGCACAGGAAGTGGAAATCATTTGTAGTGTTAAGCATGTCAATCTTGTAGCTTTAAGAGGCTACTGTAATGCAACAGTTCCTATGGAAGGTCACCAACGAATTATTGTCTATGATCTGATGCACAATGGAAGCCTCTATGACCATCTATTCGGGTCAGGAATGAAGAAGCTAAGCTGGCCAATTCGTCAGAAGATCGCCCTGGGAACAGCTCGTGGATTGGCTTATCTACACTATGGGGTACATCCTGCAATCATCCACAGGGATATAAAAGCTAGTAATATACTTCTGGATGAGACATTTGAGCCAAAGGTGGCAGATTTTGGCTTGGCAAGGTTCAATTCACAGGGAATGTCACATTTGAGCACCAGGGCAGCTGGGTCTCTTGGCTATATTGCTCCAGAATATGCCTTATATGGCAAGTTAACCGAAAGAAGCGATGTTTACAGCTTCGGGGTTGTGCTTCTTGAGCTGCTGAGTGGAAGGAAAGCCTACCAAAATGATGAAGGAAAAGTTTCCCTCTTGACAGATTGGGCATGGAAGCGGGTGAAGGAAGGCAAATCATTGGATGTTATCGAAGAAAAAATGCCTGAAATGGAGTCCCCAGAAGTGATGGAGCTACATGTTCATATAGCAGTGATTTGTGCTCATCCAATATTATTTGCCAGGCCAACAATGTATCAGATTGTGAAGATGTTGGAAACCAAACTGCAGCTGGTTCCATCAACTCTTGGAGCTTATATTGGTGGTTCTAACAGTGTGATTAACCCTGTCAGCTCAGGTTATATGTCCTGTTCTTCCATCACAAGTGATGATCGAAATTTGGATAACAGGGATACACGAGAAAGCTTCACAGTGACAATTGTCCAGTGA